In Thermococcus camini, a genomic segment contains:
- a CDS encoding CRISPR-associated protein Cas4 — protein sequence MEYPDEISEFNERIKSAVSGKPLLERRIWVTSLSHCLRKTALSIYLNTYNPSKSWEARIGSALHGWLGEVVKGAEFEVPVEYKLGNGWTLVGKADAVKGDYVLEFKFKGFEKKGGTESESRNKKNRDLDHAEPSKEWVEQLNAYLGMLGKERGYIYIFDRNGLEFRIFPVDFDERLFRRFIKRAERVIESVEELEEGKFPKWIGTVGNRNWVCNSCIFRPICASIDREWLKP from the coding sequence CGGACGAGATTTCAGAATTTAACGAGCGTATAAAGAGCGCCGTCTCGGGGAAACCACTGCTGGAGAGAAGGATATGGGTGACATCTCTGAGCCACTGTCTGAGAAAGACGGCCCTCTCAATATACCTCAACACGTACAACCCCTCAAAGAGCTGGGAGGCCAGGATAGGTTCAGCGCTCCACGGATGGCTCGGCGAGGTCGTTAAGGGGGCGGAGTTTGAGGTTCCCGTGGAGTACAAACTCGGAAACGGCTGGACCCTCGTCGGAAAGGCGGACGCCGTTAAGGGCGACTATGTTCTGGAGTTCAAGTTCAAGGGCTTCGAGAAGAAGGGAGGCACCGAAAGCGAGTCAAGGAACAAGAAAAACCGAGACCTGGATCACGCAGAGCCCTCAAAGGAATGGGTGGAGCAGCTCAATGCGTATCTTGGAATGCTGGGGAAGGAGAGGGGATACATATACATCTTCGACAGGAACGGCCTTGAATTCAGAATATTCCCAGTGGATTTCGACGAGAGACTGTTCAGGAGGTTCATAAAACGGGCCGAGCGAGTCATCGAGTCCGTGGAGGAGCTTGAGGAGGGGAAGTTCCCGAAATGGATAGGAACCGTCGGGAACAGGAATTGGGTCTGCAACTCCTGCATTTTCAGGCCGATATGTGCCAGCATCGACCGGGAATGGCTGAAGCCTTAA
- the cas2 gene encoding CRISPR-associated endonuclease Cas2 — translation MYIVIVYDVNVRRVNNVKKFLRQHLHWVQNSVFEGEVTRAEFERIKAGLREIIDEDEDSVVIYRLRSRPFREILGTEKNPLEDVI, via the coding sequence GTGTACATAGTCATCGTCTACGACGTGAACGTGAGGCGCGTCAATAACGTCAAAAAGTTCCTGCGCCAGCACCTTCACTGGGTGCAGAACAGCGTCTTCGAGGGGGAGGTAACGAGGGCAGAGTTTGAGAGGATAAAGGCCGGGCTGAGGGAGATAATTGATGAGGACGAGGATTCGGTGGTAATCTACCGCCTCCGCTCCCGACCCTTCAGGGAAATCTTAGGAACGGAAAAGAACCCGCTGGAGGACGTTATTTAA